In one Plutella xylostella chromosome 20, ilPluXylo3.1, whole genome shotgun sequence genomic region, the following are encoded:
- the LOC105395840 gene encoding partitioning defective protein 6 isoform X3: MSKNKIQARVDSQNVEVKTKFDAEFRRFSLSRSERLKYEEFRALIEKLHRLHDVAFLVSYTDPRDGDLLPINNDDNLARALMNAKPLLRVIVQRKGDSLEELNGYGTMRPRNLISSILSGTPAKNKGLAISNPHDFRMVSAIIDVDIVPETCRRVKLLKHGSDRPLGFFIRDGTSVRVTPHGVERAAGIFISRLVPGGLAESTGLLDVNDVASKTLDQVTDMMVANSSNLIITVRPANQRAPPAPEPARSLPASEHDDDSSRLDQDDQDEVVDLTAATLTDPPDAHTQDDGQILHL, translated from the exons TTTGATGCAGAATTCCGACGCTTCTCACTCAGCCGCTCCGAGAGGCTCAAGTATGAGGAGTTCCGCGCGCTCATCGAGAAGCTCCACCGACTGCACGACGTGGCCTTCCTCGTCTCCTACACGGACCCGAGGGACGGGGACCTGCTGCCCATCAACAATGATGATAACCTGGCCCGAGCGCTGATGAATGCCAAGCCACTGCTCAGGGTCATTGTTCAGAGGAAAG gcgACAGCCTCGAGGAGCTGAACGGCTACGGCACCATGCGGCCGCGGAACCTCATCTCGAGCATCCTCAGCGGCACGCCGGCCAAGAACAAGGGGCTGGCCATCTCCAACCCGCACGATTTTAGAATG GTATCAGCAATCATAGATGTAGACATAGTGCCCGAGACGTGCAGAAGAGTCAAACTACTGAAGCATGGCTCCGACAGGCCTTTAGGATTTTTTATAAG GGACGGCACGTCAGTCCGCGTCACGC CTCACGGCGTGGAGCGCGCGGCCGGCATCTTCATCTCGCGGCTGGTGCCGGGCGGGCTGGCCGAGTCCACGGGCTTGTTAGATGTTAACGATGTCGCCAGCAAGACTCTAGATCAG GTGACAGACATGATGGTGGCCAACTCGTCCAACCTCATCATCACGGTGCGGCCGGCCAAccagcgcgcgccgcccgcgcccgagCCCGCGCGGTCGCTGCCTGCTAGTGaacatgatgatgatag CAGTAGACTAGACCAGGACGACCAAGACGAGGTGGTGGACCTGACGGCCGCCACGCTGACCGACCCGCCCGACGCACACACGCAGGACGACGGACAGATACTGCACCTCTAG
- the LOC105395840 gene encoding partitioning defective 6 homolog beta isoform X2, whose product MSKNKIQARVDSQNVEVKTKFDAEFRRFSLSRSERLKYEEFRALIEKLHRLHDVAFLVSYTDPRDGDLLPINNDDNLARALMNAKPLLRVIVQRKGDSLEELNGYGTMRPRNLISSILSGTPAKNKGLAISNPHDFRMVSAIIDVDIVPETCRRVKLLKHGSDRPLGFFIRDGTSVRVTPHGVERAAGIFISRLVPGGLAESTGLLAVNDEVLEVNGIDVASKTLDQVTDMMVANSSNLIITVRPANQRAPPAPEPARSLPASEHDDDSRLDQDDQDEVVDLTAATLTDPPDAHTQDDGQILHL is encoded by the exons TTTGATGCAGAATTCCGACGCTTCTCACTCAGCCGCTCCGAGAGGCTCAAGTATGAGGAGTTCCGCGCGCTCATCGAGAAGCTCCACCGACTGCACGACGTGGCCTTCCTCGTCTCCTACACGGACCCGAGGGACGGGGACCTGCTGCCCATCAACAATGATGATAACCTGGCCCGAGCGCTGATGAATGCCAAGCCACTGCTCAGGGTCATTGTTCAGAGGAAAG gcgACAGCCTCGAGGAGCTGAACGGCTACGGCACCATGCGGCCGCGGAACCTCATCTCGAGCATCCTCAGCGGCACGCCGGCCAAGAACAAGGGGCTGGCCATCTCCAACCCGCACGATTTTAGAATG GTATCAGCAATCATAGATGTAGACATAGTGCCCGAGACGTGCAGAAGAGTCAAACTACTGAAGCATGGCTCCGACAGGCCTTTAGGATTTTTTATAAG GGACGGCACGTCAGTCCGCGTCACGCCTCACGGTGTGGAGCGCGCGGCCGGCATCTTCATATCGCGGCTGGTGCCGGGCGGGCTGGCTGAGTCCACCGGCTTGTTAGCCGTTAATGATGAAGTGCTGGAGGTGAACGGGATTGATGTGGCTAGCAAGACTCTAGATCAA GTGACAGACATGATGGTGGCCAACTCGTCCAACCTCATCATCACGGTGCGGCCGGCCAAccagcgcgcgccgcccgcgcccgagCCCGCGCGGTCGCTGCCTGCTAGTGaacatgatgatgatag TAGACTAGACCAGGACGACCAAGACGAGGTGGTGGACCTGACGGCCGCCACGCTGACCGACCCGCCCGACGCACACACGCAGGACGACGGACAGATACTGCACCTCTAG
- the LOC105395840 gene encoding partitioning defective protein 6 isoform X4, translated as MSKNKIQARVDSQNVEVKTKFDAEFRRFSLSRSERLKYEEFRALIEKLHRLHDVAFLVSYTDPRDGDLLPINNDDNLARALMNAKPLLRVIVQRKGDSLEELNGYGTMRPRNLISSILSGTPAKNKGLAISNPHDFRMVSAIIDVDIVPETCRRVKLLKHGSDRPLGFFIRDGTSVRVTPHGVERAAGIFISRLVPGGLAESTGLLDVNDVASKTLDQVTDMMVANSSNLIITVRPANQRAPPAPEPARSLPASEHDDDSRLDQDDQDEVVDLTAATLTDPPDAHTQDDGQILHL; from the exons TTTGATGCAGAATTCCGACGCTTCTCACTCAGCCGCTCCGAGAGGCTCAAGTATGAGGAGTTCCGCGCGCTCATCGAGAAGCTCCACCGACTGCACGACGTGGCCTTCCTCGTCTCCTACACGGACCCGAGGGACGGGGACCTGCTGCCCATCAACAATGATGATAACCTGGCCCGAGCGCTGATGAATGCCAAGCCACTGCTCAGGGTCATTGTTCAGAGGAAAG gcgACAGCCTCGAGGAGCTGAACGGCTACGGCACCATGCGGCCGCGGAACCTCATCTCGAGCATCCTCAGCGGCACGCCGGCCAAGAACAAGGGGCTGGCCATCTCCAACCCGCACGATTTTAGAATG GTATCAGCAATCATAGATGTAGACATAGTGCCCGAGACGTGCAGAAGAGTCAAACTACTGAAGCATGGCTCCGACAGGCCTTTAGGATTTTTTATAAG GGACGGCACGTCAGTCCGCGTCACGC CTCACGGCGTGGAGCGCGCGGCCGGCATCTTCATCTCGCGGCTGGTGCCGGGCGGGCTGGCCGAGTCCACGGGCTTGTTAGATGTTAACGATGTCGCCAGCAAGACTCTAGATCAG GTGACAGACATGATGGTGGCCAACTCGTCCAACCTCATCATCACGGTGCGGCCGGCCAAccagcgcgcgccgcccgcgcccgagCCCGCGCGGTCGCTGCCTGCTAGTGaacatgatgatgatag TAGACTAGACCAGGACGACCAAGACGAGGTGGTGGACCTGACGGCCGCCACGCTGACCGACCCGCCCGACGCACACACGCAGGACGACGGACAGATACTGCACCTCTAG
- the LOC105395840 gene encoding partitioning defective protein 6 isoform X1 codes for MSKNKIQARVDSQNVEVKTKFDAEFRRFSLSRSERLKYEEFRALIEKLHRLHDVAFLVSYTDPRDGDLLPINNDDNLARALMNAKPLLRVIVQRKGDSLEELNGYGTMRPRNLISSILSGTPAKNKGLAISNPHDFRMVSAIIDVDIVPETCRRVKLLKHGSDRPLGFFIRDGTSVRVTPHGVERAAGIFISRLVPGGLAESTGLLAVNDEVLEVNGIDVASKTLDQVTDMMVANSSNLIITVRPANQRAPPAPEPARSLPASEHDDDSSRLDQDDQDEVVDLTAATLTDPPDAHTQDDGQILHL; via the exons TTTGATGCAGAATTCCGACGCTTCTCACTCAGCCGCTCCGAGAGGCTCAAGTATGAGGAGTTCCGCGCGCTCATCGAGAAGCTCCACCGACTGCACGACGTGGCCTTCCTCGTCTCCTACACGGACCCGAGGGACGGGGACCTGCTGCCCATCAACAATGATGATAACCTGGCCCGAGCGCTGATGAATGCCAAGCCACTGCTCAGGGTCATTGTTCAGAGGAAAG gcgACAGCCTCGAGGAGCTGAACGGCTACGGCACCATGCGGCCGCGGAACCTCATCTCGAGCATCCTCAGCGGCACGCCGGCCAAGAACAAGGGGCTGGCCATCTCCAACCCGCACGATTTTAGAATG GTATCAGCAATCATAGATGTAGACATAGTGCCCGAGACGTGCAGAAGAGTCAAACTACTGAAGCATGGCTCCGACAGGCCTTTAGGATTTTTTATAAG GGACGGCACGTCAGTCCGCGTCACGCCTCACGGTGTGGAGCGCGCGGCCGGCATCTTCATATCGCGGCTGGTGCCGGGCGGGCTGGCTGAGTCCACCGGCTTGTTAGCCGTTAATGATGAAGTGCTGGAGGTGAACGGGATTGATGTGGCTAGCAAGACTCTAGATCAA GTGACAGACATGATGGTGGCCAACTCGTCCAACCTCATCATCACGGTGCGGCCGGCCAAccagcgcgcgccgcccgcgcccgagCCCGCGCGGTCGCTGCCTGCTAGTGaacatgatgatgatag CAGTAGACTAGACCAGGACGACCAAGACGAGGTGGTGGACCTGACGGCCGCCACGCTGACCGACCCGCCCGACGCACACACGCAGGACGACGGACAGATACTGCACCTCTAG